The proteins below are encoded in one region of Nocardioides marmorisolisilvae:
- a CDS encoding lipase family protein, which translates to MSTSAQGRDPLRRLLAFTACVLLVVLACSIGPAVSADRGARADAEDLLQAATTIPRPHNDPFYAYTGATPLSQVSRGTVLKKRAITLSVAGKVATPVPAEQLLYRTQDERGRPAVTVTTVLAPAGAARGVVGYLSFYDALGDECDPSYTLRGGDPGSSANAEEADAEEALVASLMGQGYAVTVPDFEGEGLHWVAGQESGWSTLDSIRATESYLGSAPSTKVGLFGYSGGSIAGEWASELAPRYAPELNIIGTAIGGIPVDLAHNLPYVNGSADWSGVIPAVLVSLSRAFGVPMSHYESAYGRTLANKVSDECIGSFNGAYPGLTIQRLLKPRYQNFLGIPAVARIINRLQMGSTPGHPPMPMMLLVGDADGTGDGVMVHKDVEALAHEYCRQGVPVDFQVVQGAKHTEAGERFFVLGEAYLEQLFAGAPPTDNCASVGRGNALTPLRAAMCHGWPATIVGTSGDDRLVGTNGRDVIAARAGSDVVRGRAGDDLVCGGRGRDALHGGAGADRLYGGAGRDHLRGGPGADRLYGGPGADLLTGGLGHDRLHGGSGDDTLVQ; encoded by the coding sequence ATGAGTACATCAGCGCAGGGCCGGGATCCGCTACGACGTCTGCTCGCCTTCACGGCCTGCGTGCTGCTCGTCGTACTCGCCTGCTCGATCGGTCCGGCGGTGAGCGCCGACCGGGGCGCACGGGCCGACGCTGAGGACCTGCTGCAGGCAGCGACGACCATCCCGCGTCCGCACAACGACCCGTTCTATGCCTACACCGGCGCGACGCCGCTGTCGCAGGTGTCGCGCGGCACCGTGCTCAAGAAGCGTGCGATCACGCTCAGCGTCGCGGGCAAGGTTGCCACCCCCGTGCCGGCCGAGCAGTTGCTCTATCGCACTCAGGACGAGCGTGGGCGCCCGGCGGTGACGGTGACCACCGTGCTCGCCCCGGCCGGCGCCGCACGCGGGGTCGTGGGCTACCTGAGCTTCTACGATGCGCTCGGGGACGAGTGCGACCCGAGCTACACACTGCGCGGGGGCGACCCCGGCAGCTCTGCCAACGCCGAGGAGGCCGATGCCGAGGAGGCGCTGGTGGCCTCACTGATGGGGCAGGGCTACGCGGTCACGGTCCCGGACTTCGAGGGCGAGGGCCTGCACTGGGTGGCCGGCCAGGAGTCCGGGTGGAGCACCCTGGACTCCATCCGCGCCACCGAGTCCTACCTCGGCTCGGCCCCGTCGACCAAGGTGGGACTGTTCGGCTATTCCGGCGGATCGATCGCGGGGGAGTGGGCCAGTGAGCTGGCTCCCCGCTATGCGCCGGAGCTGAACATCATCGGCACTGCGATCGGCGGCATCCCCGTCGATCTGGCGCACAACCTGCCCTACGTGAACGGCAGCGCAGACTGGTCGGGCGTGATCCCTGCAGTCCTGGTCTCGCTGAGCCGAGCCTTCGGCGTACCGATGAGCCACTATGAGTCGGCGTACGGCCGCACGCTGGCCAACAAGGTGAGCGACGAGTGCATCGGCTCGTTCAATGGCGCGTATCCCGGGCTGACGATCCAGAGGCTGCTGAAGCCGCGCTATCAGAACTTCCTCGGCATTCCCGCCGTGGCTCGGATCATCAATCGGCTGCAGATGGGCAGCACCCCGGGCCACCCGCCGATGCCGATGATGCTTCTCGTCGGCGACGCTGACGGCACCGGCGACGGCGTGATGGTCCACAAGGACGTCGAAGCGCTCGCTCACGAGTACTGCCGGCAGGGCGTGCCGGTGGACTTCCAGGTGGTTCAGGGTGCCAAGCACACCGAGGCCGGTGAGCGGTTCTTCGTGCTCGGGGAGGCCTATCTCGAGCAGCTCTTCGCCGGGGCGCCACCGACGGACAACTGCGCCAGCGTTGGCCGGGGCAATGCGCTGACGCCACTGCGGGCAGCGATGTGCCACGGCTGGCCCGCCACGATCGTCGGCACCTCGGGCGACGACAGGCTGGTCGGCACCAACGGCCGGGACGTGATCGCCGCGCGCGCAGGCAGCGACGTCGTGCGCGGACGTGCCGGCGACGACCTGGTCTGCGGGGGGCGTGGACGCGATGCCCTCCACGGCGGAGCCGGAGCCGATCGGTTGTACGGCGGCGCGGGCCGCGACCACCTCCGTGGCGGTCCCGGAGCCGATCGGCTGTACGGCGGGCCGGGCGCCGACCTGCTGACCGGCGGGCTCGGCCATGACCGGCTGCACGGCGGCAGCGGAGACGACACCTTGGTGCAGTAG
- a CDS encoding NADH:flavin oxidoreductase → MEQVPDPLAPAVLGPVRLRNRVIKAATFEGLSHDGLVTTDLVDFHRRYAAGGVGMTTVAYLAVSPEGRTSGHQVHWRDEAMPGLRALTEAVHAEGAAVSAQIGHAGPVADPKGTGLPAIGPGWAFPNQGAGITRPASSADLERIVAAHADAARRAVEVGFDAVEIHLGHSYLASAFLSPKVNHRKDGYGGSLANRAKVARGIMRAVRDEVGDRVAIIAKLNMTDGVRGGITLEESIRTACWLEQDGTLDALEMTAGSSLLNPMFLFRGDAPVREFAAVMPQPIRTGVRLMGKRFIREYPYHDLYLLEMSRKVRAEVSLPMILLGGVVDAAGMETAMREGFAFVAMARALLREPDLVNRISRERSTPSLCIHCNQCMPTNFTGTHCPVVSDHTSRSTTWGTAAGYA, encoded by the coding sequence ATGGAACAGGTTCCAGATCCGCTCGCTCCCGCCGTCCTCGGGCCGGTCCGGCTACGCAACCGGGTGATCAAGGCCGCGACGTTCGAAGGGCTCAGCCACGACGGACTGGTGACCACCGACCTCGTCGACTTCCACCGCAGGTACGCCGCCGGCGGTGTGGGGATGACCACCGTGGCCTATCTCGCCGTCTCGCCGGAGGGGCGCACGTCCGGTCACCAGGTGCACTGGCGCGACGAAGCGATGCCGGGGCTGCGTGCGCTGACCGAGGCGGTGCATGCCGAGGGCGCGGCGGTGTCGGCGCAGATCGGGCACGCCGGTCCGGTCGCGGACCCGAAGGGCACCGGCCTGCCCGCCATCGGGCCCGGCTGGGCGTTTCCCAACCAGGGCGCCGGGATCACTCGGCCCGCCAGCAGTGCCGACCTCGAGCGGATCGTCGCGGCGCATGCCGACGCCGCCCGACGTGCCGTCGAGGTCGGGTTCGACGCCGTCGAGATCCACCTGGGCCACAGCTACCTGGCCAGCGCGTTCCTCAGCCCGAAGGTCAACCACCGCAAGGACGGGTACGGCGGCTCGCTGGCGAACCGCGCGAAGGTGGCCCGCGGGATCATGCGCGCCGTCCGCGACGAGGTGGGCGACCGGGTCGCGATCATCGCCAAGCTCAACATGACCGACGGCGTCCGCGGTGGGATCACCCTCGAGGAGTCCATCCGGACCGCGTGCTGGCTGGAGCAGGACGGCACCCTCGATGCACTGGAGATGACGGCCGGCTCATCCCTGCTCAACCCGATGTTCCTCTTCCGCGGCGACGCTCCCGTGCGTGAGTTCGCCGCGGTGATGCCGCAGCCGATCCGCACCGGCGTACGCCTGATGGGCAAGCGCTTCATCCGCGAGTACCCCTACCACGACCTCTACCTCTTGGAGATGTCCCGGAAGGTGCGCGCGGAGGTGAGCCTGCCGATGATCCTGCTCGGGGGCGTGGTCGACGCGGCTGGGATGGAGACCGCGATGCGGGAGGGGTTCGCATTCGTCGCGATGGCACGGGCGCTGCTGCGCGAGCCCGACCTGGTGAACCGGATCAGCCGTGAGCGCAGTACGCCCTCGCTGTGCATCCACTGCAACCAGTGCATGCCGACCAATTTCACCGGGACGCACTGCCCGGTCGTCAGCGATCACACCTCGCGCAGCACCACATGGGGGACGGCTGCCGGCTACGCATAG
- a CDS encoding GNAT family N-acetyltransferase: MTPDDGPAKTGQHGLGPHVVGQRVVVRRLLPGQLGPTGGPAFTDVLGICESWADGVVVVRREDGTTVPIRIAEIVSGKPVPPRPSRFARWSADEVEARAAHIVRPIETVHLGDWLLRSTGGSTRRANSLLPVGTPDRPLPEALAAVARFYGERDRPAWAQVVAGSEVEASLLEHGWRPDPGSDTHVMLAGTAGLSRRLRGHDRAGVRHQGAVDRDWLVGRPEALSDYDRVAAMLELPDATFASIEHDGRQLARGRVNLVEDWALLADLVVQPDHRLEGLAHRITAALTDWAGERGATAMLLQVHSANEPAQRLYDGLGFELHHTYRYLAPAPLAQM; this comes from the coding sequence GTGACGCCGGATGACGGACCCGCCAAAACGGGACAGCACGGGCTGGGCCCCCACGTCGTGGGCCAGCGTGTCGTCGTACGCCGGCTGCTGCCCGGCCAGCTCGGCCCCACCGGTGGTCCGGCGTTCACCGATGTGCTCGGGATCTGCGAGTCGTGGGCCGACGGCGTCGTCGTGGTCCGCCGCGAGGACGGCACCACGGTGCCGATCAGGATCGCCGAGATCGTCTCGGGCAAGCCGGTCCCGCCACGGCCATCGCGCTTCGCGCGGTGGTCGGCCGACGAGGTGGAGGCGCGCGCCGCGCACATCGTCCGGCCCATCGAGACGGTGCACCTCGGCGACTGGCTGCTGCGCTCGACCGGCGGCTCGACCCGTCGCGCGAACTCGTTGCTGCCCGTGGGCACACCGGACCGGCCGCTGCCCGAGGCACTCGCGGCGGTGGCACGCTTCTACGGCGAGCGCGACCGTCCCGCCTGGGCCCAGGTGGTCGCCGGCTCCGAGGTCGAGGCCAGCCTGCTCGAGCACGGCTGGCGACCCGACCCCGGGAGCGACACCCACGTCATGCTCGCCGGCACGGCCGGGCTGTCCCGACGGCTGCGCGGACACGATCGCGCCGGCGTCCGCCACCAGGGTGCGGTCGACCGGGACTGGCTGGTGGGCCGGCCGGAGGCGCTGTCCGACTACGACCGCGTGGCTGCGATGTTGGAGCTGCCCGATGCGACCTTCGCCAGCATCGAGCACGACGGCCGCCAGCTTGCGCGCGGCCGGGTCAACCTCGTCGAGGACTGGGCACTGCTGGCCGACCTCGTCGTGCAGCCTGATCATCGCCTCGAGGGGCTCGCGCACCGCATCACCGCGGCTCTGACGGACTGGGCGGGCGAGCGCGGCGCCACCGCGATGCTGCTGCAGGTGCACTCGGCGAACGAACCAGCACAGCGGCTGTACGACGGTCTCGGCTTCGAGCTGCACCACACCTACCGTTACCTGGCTCCGGCGCCCCTCGCGCAGATGTGA
- the mshB gene encoding N-acetyl-1-D-myo-inositol-2-amino-2-deoxy-alpha-D-glucopyranoside deacetylase: protein MDKRLLLVHAHPDDESIGQGATMARYAAEGVGVTLVTCTGGEMGEILVPEMAHMAADRDDTLADQRRIELTNAMKELAPGEGQSIDHRYLGGFGKYRDSGMKWHEDGHAVPADDIHDNAFWNADLTEAADDLVAVIREVRPQVLVTYDQFGGYGHPDHIQAHRVATYAAALAAVPSYRRDLGEPHEIAKVYWGAMSASRMREGLRRLREAGDTTTFEGMDPDGPLPPFIADDADLAAVVDAGDYVDRKLAAMRAHATQIAVDGPFFALSNNIGSQVWGSEFFRIAKGKQGPLNDDGLETDLFAGLAGQ, encoded by the coding sequence ATGGACAAGCGTCTGCTGCTCGTGCACGCCCACCCCGACGACGAGAGCATCGGTCAGGGGGCGACGATGGCCAGGTACGCCGCCGAGGGAGTCGGGGTCACCCTGGTCACCTGCACCGGTGGCGAGATGGGCGAGATCCTGGTGCCCGAGATGGCGCACATGGCCGCGGACCGTGACGACACGCTTGCCGACCAGCGTCGGATCGAGCTCACCAACGCGATGAAGGAGCTCGCCCCTGGGGAAGGGCAGAGCATCGACCACCGCTACCTCGGTGGCTTCGGGAAGTACCGCGACTCCGGCATGAAGTGGCATGAGGACGGCCACGCGGTCCCGGCGGACGACATCCACGACAACGCGTTCTGGAACGCCGACCTGACCGAGGCCGCGGACGACCTGGTTGCGGTGATCCGCGAGGTGCGTCCGCAGGTGCTGGTCACCTACGACCAGTTCGGCGGCTACGGGCACCCCGATCACATCCAGGCGCACCGCGTGGCGACGTACGCCGCCGCGCTGGCCGCGGTGCCGTCGTACCGGCGCGACCTGGGGGAGCCCCACGAGATCGCCAAGGTCTACTGGGGCGCGATGTCCGCGAGCCGGATGCGCGAGGGGCTGCGTCGGCTCCGCGAGGCCGGCGACACGACGACGTTCGAGGGGATGGACCCCGACGGTCCGCTGCCGCCGTTCATCGCCGACGACGCTGACCTCGCGGCGGTGGTCGACGCCGGCGACTACGTCGACCGCAAGCTCGCGGCGATGCGGGCGCATGCCACCCAGATCGCGGTCGACGGCCCGTTCTTCGCGCTGTCCAACAACATCGGCAGCCAGGTCTGGGGCAGTGAGTTCTTCAGGATCGCCAAGGGCAAGCAGGGGCCGCTGAACGACGACGGTCTCGAGACGGATCTCTTCGCCGGCCTCGCCGGTCAGTAG
- a CDS encoding peptidoglycan binding domain-containing protein — MSFFDEVVPEDPGRERSARRRVWLVLGLLVLLAAAAYVALHRHAVDRVPLGTTVEGVPVGGLTADAAVHRLAGRLDPALETPITFVHGDRTLPLVPARAGVAADWAGTVAAAGAGADRWSPKDLWDFYTGGRDLTARFDIDPQRFANALDGLTRQIGRTAIEGTVEFHDGTARPVFGRTGLAVNHAKAQAIVQRLAFDHHRAELPIAVRHPYISRAEVRRAMTQFARPAMAAPVRLVIGGHAVMASPRLFGDAISMIPQRGRLVPLVNGSELVQDLRPVMRTLGPRPRDASVEIRDGRPHVTPAVYGASYDIDELASLFSKALRSGDDRVVRLHAAITAPRRTTADVRALGIRQRVGSFTVTGGTALLPRLENVLIRPGDSLHLADRLGTSSRPLGTALFAAALRAGVAIPSWTASSAFDDSLPVGMQATDVTVAPQPGRGALLVDARQHGADRVTVSIWSTPVRRVTLGVGARRQVSAPSVVESHKRSCVPRRGVPGFIVTVHRRVVVERDNRLAPEKYVSTYAPVSTIRCVPRPPSTSTASSG; from the coding sequence GTGAGCTTCTTCGACGAGGTCGTTCCCGAGGACCCCGGTCGTGAGAGGTCCGCCCGGCGGCGCGTCTGGCTGGTGCTGGGGCTGCTGGTGCTGCTCGCCGCCGCGGCGTACGTCGCACTGCACCGGCACGCGGTCGACCGGGTGCCACTGGGCACCACCGTCGAGGGGGTGCCCGTCGGTGGCCTGACCGCGGACGCTGCCGTGCATCGGCTGGCCGGCAGGCTCGACCCGGCTCTGGAGACGCCGATCACCTTCGTGCACGGCGACCGCACGCTGCCTCTCGTGCCGGCGAGGGCCGGCGTGGCCGCCGACTGGGCAGGGACGGTGGCAGCCGCAGGCGCGGGCGCCGACCGTTGGTCACCCAAGGACCTGTGGGACTTCTACACCGGCGGCCGGGACCTGACCGCACGCTTCGACATCGACCCTCAGCGCTTCGCGAACGCGCTCGACGGCCTCACCCGCCAGATCGGCCGGACGGCGATCGAGGGAACCGTCGAGTTCCACGACGGCACCGCGCGACCGGTCTTCGGACGCACCGGCCTCGCGGTGAACCACGCCAAGGCACAGGCGATCGTCCAACGACTGGCCTTCGACCACCACCGTGCCGAGCTGCCGATCGCGGTGCGCCACCCCTACATCTCTCGTGCGGAGGTGCGCCGGGCGATGACGCAGTTCGCCCGACCCGCGATGGCGGCCCCGGTGCGTCTGGTCATCGGTGGCCACGCGGTGATGGCATCGCCTCGGCTCTTCGGCGACGCGATCAGCATGATCCCGCAGCGCGGCCGACTGGTCCCGCTGGTCAACGGCAGCGAGCTGGTCCAGGACCTGCGTCCGGTGATGCGGACTCTGGGACCCAGGCCCCGGGACGCATCGGTGGAGATCCGTGACGGGCGACCACACGTGACCCCCGCGGTCTACGGCGCCAGCTACGACATCGACGAGCTGGCCAGCCTGTTCTCGAAGGCGCTGAGGTCCGGGGACGACCGGGTTGTGCGGCTGCACGCCGCCATCACCGCGCCGCGCCGGACGACCGCGGACGTGCGTGCCCTCGGGATCCGCCAGCGGGTCGGCAGCTTCACCGTCACCGGCGGCACCGCCCTGCTGCCACGGCTGGAGAACGTGCTGATCCGTCCCGGCGACTCGCTGCACCTGGCCGACCGCCTCGGCACGAGCAGCCGACCCCTCGGGACGGCGCTCTTCGCTGCCGCGCTCCGGGCCGGAGTCGCGATCCCGTCCTGGACCGCGAGCAGCGCCTTCGACGACTCGCTGCCAGTGGGCATGCAGGCGACCGACGTGACCGTCGCGCCGCAGCCGGGACGGGGTGCGCTCCTGGTCGACGCCCGGCAGCACGGTGCTGACCGGGTGACCGTGAGCATCTGGTCCACCCCGGTACGGCGAGTCACGCTCGGCGTGGGCGCTCGCCGACAGGTGTCCGCGCCGTCGGTGGTGGAGTCGCACAAGCGCTCGTGCGTCCCGCGCAGGGGCGTGCCCGGGTTCATCGTCACCGTGCACCGTCGAGTGGTCGTCGAGCGCGACAACCGGCTCGCCCCGGAGAAGTACGTGAGCACGTACGCACCGGTGAGCACCATCCGCTGCGTGCCGAGGCCGCCGTCCACCTCGACCGCATCGTCGGGCTGA
- a CDS encoding MFS transporter, protein MSDPSTPLPPGGSARSGAARFRSGTGRGVRAIGRGVRRAGSATGRGASYTFRQARRASRAEGAGETGLYRLIEMHVFNTGGDAAVAVALAGTLFFAQPGEARGHVALFLGLTMLPFAVVAPLLGPFLDRFSYGRRWAIGVTMAARAILCLTMTGAASHNSIALYPAALGCLVSSKAYGVARAASIPRLLPERLTLVKANSRISLSGVIGGALVGGLAALASTLGGPGWALRVAFVAFAIATVLAVLLPPQADSVAGETPQRLRDALRYKVPGPVVRALRANAGLRMLSGFLTMFMAFLLRQHPLPGWEHHANILMALVIGAAGVGNTIGIGIGNVLRNAEPRVVVLVVLLADTAAAVVCAVLYGLTTAVALGLTAGICQGLGKLALDATIQHEVPERSRTSAFARSETLLQLSWVIGGFIGIAMPMVPRIGLGVLAGLMLGWACFVVVSGRGLSQVQN, encoded by the coding sequence ATGAGCGACCCGAGCACTCCCCTCCCACCGGGCGGGAGTGCCCGGTCCGGGGCTGCCAGGTTCCGTTCGGGCACCGGCCGGGGAGTGCGGGCCATCGGTCGCGGGGTACGTCGGGCCGGGTCGGCGACCGGACGGGGCGCGTCGTACACCTTCCGCCAGGCGCGCCGCGCCTCGCGTGCCGAAGGAGCCGGCGAGACCGGGCTCTACCGGCTGATCGAGATGCACGTCTTCAACACCGGCGGCGACGCCGCGGTCGCGGTCGCGCTCGCCGGCACGCTCTTCTTCGCACAGCCCGGTGAGGCTCGCGGCCACGTCGCACTGTTCCTGGGCCTGACGATGCTGCCGTTCGCCGTGGTGGCGCCGCTGCTCGGGCCGTTCCTGGACCGGTTCAGCTACGGCCGGCGCTGGGCCATCGGGGTGACCATGGCCGCGCGGGCGATCCTCTGCCTGACCATGACCGGCGCGGCGAGCCACAACTCGATCGCCCTCTATCCCGCCGCGCTCGGCTGCCTGGTCTCCTCCAAGGCGTACGGCGTGGCCCGGGCGGCATCGATCCCTCGGTTGCTGCCCGAGCGGCTGACCCTGGTGAAGGCCAACTCCCGGATCTCGCTGTCGGGCGTGATCGGTGGCGCGCTGGTCGGTGGACTGGCCGCCCTGGCCTCGACGCTCGGTGGCCCCGGGTGGGCGCTCCGGGTGGCGTTCGTGGCGTTCGCGATCGCCACCGTGCTCGCCGTACTGCTGCCACCGCAGGCTGACTCGGTCGCCGGCGAGACGCCGCAGCGGCTCCGCGACGCCCTGCGCTACAAGGTCCCGGGCCCGGTGGTCCGGGCGCTGCGGGCGAACGCCGGGCTGCGAATGCTGTCGGGCTTCTTGACCATGTTCATGGCGTTCCTGCTCCGCCAGCACCCTCTGCCGGGATGGGAGCACCACGCCAACATCTTGATGGCACTGGTCATCGGCGCGGCCGGCGTCGGCAACACCATCGGGATCGGCATCGGCAACGTCCTGCGCAACGCCGAGCCCCGCGTGGTGGTGCTGGTGGTGCTGCTCGCCGACACCGCCGCAGCGGTCGTGTGCGCGGTGCTCTACGGCCTGACCACCGCGGTCGCGCTCGGACTCACCGCTGGGATCTGCCAGGGACTGGGCAAGCTCGCCCTGGACGCCACCATCCAGCACGAGGTCCCCGAGCGCAGTCGGACCAGTGCCTTCGCCCGGTCCGAGACCCTGCTGCAGCTGAGCTGGGTGATCGGCGGGTTCATCGGGATCGCGATGCCGATGGTCCCCCGGATCGGCCTGGGCGTGCTAGCCGGCCTGATGCTCGGTTGGGCCTGCTTCGTGGTGGTGAGCGGGCGCGGACTTTCCCAGGTTCAGAACTGA
- the dapC gene encoding succinyldiaminopimelate transaminase: MTSSRSAVSDRLPEFPWDRLVEYAERVRAHPDGIVDLSVGTPVDATPEVVRHALAAAADSPGYPQTIGLPETRQACLDWLSRRLGVTGLGLDAVLPVIGSKELIASLPSHLGIGPGDLVVQPALAYPTYEVGAVLAGARVLATDSLTAIGPERPALLWINSPSNPTGKVLPVEHLRKVVSWCRDRGVLLVSDECYIELGWDPEHRPISVLHPDVCDGSTDGILAVHSLSKRSNLAGYRCAFVAGDPSVVAELLEVRKNLGLQLPGPQQRAMIAALDDDTHVDEQHARYAARRTTLRTALEGAGFVIDESAGSLYLWARSGDDRDCWSLVSWFAERGILVAPGVFYGPLGANHVRVAFTATDERIAAAAARLG; this comes from the coding sequence GTGACCTCCTCCCGGTCCGCGGTCTCCGACCGGCTGCCCGAGTTCCCCTGGGATCGGCTGGTCGAGTACGCCGAGCGAGTGCGCGCCCACCCCGACGGGATCGTCGACCTGTCGGTCGGCACCCCGGTCGACGCGACGCCCGAGGTGGTCAGGCACGCGCTGGCCGCTGCCGCGGACTCACCCGGATACCCGCAGACCATCGGCCTGCCCGAGACCCGGCAGGCCTGCCTGGACTGGCTCTCCCGTCGGCTCGGCGTGACCGGCCTGGGCCTCGACGCCGTCCTGCCGGTGATCGGCTCCAAGGAGCTGATCGCCTCGTTGCCCAGCCATCTCGGGATCGGTCCCGGCGATCTGGTCGTCCAGCCCGCGCTGGCCTACCCGACGTACGAGGTGGGCGCGGTGCTCGCCGGGGCGCGGGTGCTGGCCACCGACTCGCTGACCGCGATCGGGCCGGAGCGCCCCGCGCTGCTGTGGATCAACTCGCCGTCCAACCCGACCGGCAAGGTGCTGCCGGTCGAGCACCTGCGCAAGGTCGTTTCGTGGTGCCGCGACCGCGGCGTGCTGCTGGTCTCCGACGAGTGCTACATCGAGCTCGGCTGGGACCCCGAGCATCGCCCGATCTCGGTGCTGCACCCGGACGTCTGCGACGGCTCGACCGACGGGATCCTCGCCGTCCACTCACTGTCCAAGCGCTCCAACCTGGCCGGCTACCGTTGCGCGTTCGTAGCCGGTGACCCCTCCGTCGTGGCCGAGCTGCTCGAGGTCCGCAAGAACCTCGGCCTGCAGCTGCCCGGCCCGCAGCAGCGCGCGATGATCGCCGCGCTGGACGACGACACGCACGTCGACGAGCAGCACGCCCGCTATGCCGCCCGTCGTACGACCCTGCGTACGGCGCTGGAGGGGGCCGGTTTCGTCATCGACGAGTCCGCCGGCTCGCTCTATCTGTGGGCGCGGTCCGGCGACGACCGCGACTGCTGGTCGCTGGTCTCATGGTTCGCCGAGCGCGGCATCCTCGTCGCCCCCGGCGTCTTCTACGGCCCGCTCGGCGCGAACCACGTCCGGGTGGCCTTCACCGCGACCGACGAGCGGATCGCGGCGGCGGCCGCTCGGCTGGGCTGA
- a CDS encoding hemerythrin domain-containing protein, whose protein sequence is MDITDVILHQHAEQRRMFAMLDEVPADDTETLAALWRRLEILLETHAEAEERYFYPHLLAIGRGAADADDAEDEVEDAIKDHNEIRDAIRKVRDHDAGSKGWWDAVIESRIANSDHMAEEERQDLADFRRHTDLRVRHEIAVQFLRYESLKAATGVPPEDKDPDQYIEENS, encoded by the coding sequence ATGGACATCACCGACGTGATCCTGCACCAGCACGCCGAGCAGCGCCGCATGTTCGCGATGCTCGACGAGGTCCCCGCCGACGACACCGAGACGCTGGCTGCGCTGTGGCGGCGGCTCGAGATCCTCCTGGAGACCCATGCGGAGGCCGAGGAGCGCTACTTCTATCCGCATCTGCTGGCGATCGGCCGCGGTGCGGCAGACGCCGACGACGCCGAGGACGAGGTCGAGGACGCGATCAAGGACCACAACGAGATCCGCGACGCGATCCGCAAGGTCCGCGACCACGACGCCGGCAGCAAGGGCTGGTGGGACGCGGTGATCGAGTCCCGGATCGCCAACAGCGACCACATGGCCGAGGAGGAGCGGCAGGACCTCGCCGACTTCCGACGGCACACCGACCTGAGGGTGCGACACGAGATCGCGGTGCAGTTCCTGCGCTACGAGTCGCTCAAGGCCGCCACCGGCGTGCCCCCGGAGGACAAGGATCCCGACCAGTACATCGAGGAGAACAGCTGA
- a CDS encoding thioesterase family protein, with amino-acid sequence MAYEYDRAIAVQRRAEGEYDVDLDAGWIVGGGLNGGYLLAVIGNGIRAELDRAGHPDPYTISAYYLSPSRPGPGIVRVRVLRGGRGSSTVTATLSQVQDGAEVERISTLATYGDLARMSGDVRTIAKPPVLPPVEECLLTSDASPEMKRFVPMLDRFAMRLDPACGAWTAGEPSGNNFLQGWFALVDGRPIDPVALLTVVDTLPPTTFEMGMPGWAPTLELTAHVRCTPAPGLLRIRHETRNFAGGFFEEDCEVWDSADRLVAQSRQLALAPRPLESAGSGE; translated from the coding sequence ATGGCATACGAGTACGACCGGGCGATCGCTGTGCAGCGTCGCGCGGAGGGCGAGTATGACGTCGACCTCGACGCGGGCTGGATCGTCGGCGGGGGCCTGAACGGCGGCTATCTGCTGGCGGTGATCGGCAACGGGATCCGTGCCGAACTGGACCGCGCGGGACACCCCGACCCGTACACGATCAGTGCCTACTACCTCTCGCCGTCACGTCCGGGGCCGGGCATCGTCCGGGTGCGAGTGCTCCGCGGCGGACGCGGGTCCTCCACGGTCACCGCGACCCTGAGCCAGGTGCAGGACGGTGCCGAGGTCGAGCGAATCAGCACCCTGGCGACGTACGGCGACCTCGCGCGAATGAGCGGCGACGTCCGCACCATCGCCAAGCCCCCCGTCCTGCCGCCGGTCGAGGAGTGCCTGCTGACCTCGGATGCCTCGCCGGAGATGAAGCGGTTCGTGCCGATGCTCGACCGGTTCGCGATGCGGCTCGATCCCGCCTGCGGGGCGTGGACGGCCGGTGAGCCGAGCGGGAACAACTTCTTGCAAGGCTGGTTCGCGCTCGTCGACGGTCGACCGATCGACCCGGTGGCGCTGCTCACCGTGGTCGACACACTGCCGCCGACCACCTTCGAGATGGGCATGCCCGGATGGGCGCCCACCCTGGAGCTGACCGCGCACGTGCGCTGTACGCCGGCCCCGGGGCTGCTGCGGATCCGGCATGAGACCAGGAACTTCGCCGGGGGCTTCTTCGAGGAGGACTGCGAGGTGTGGGACAGCGCCGACCGGCTGGTGGCCCAGTCCCGCCAGCTCGCCCTCGCCCCTCGGCCCCTGGAGAGCGCCGGCTCAGGCGAGTGA
- the fdxA gene encoding ferredoxin has protein sequence MTYVIAQPCVDVKDRACVDECPVDCIYEGKRMLYIHPDECVDCGACEPVCPVEAIFYEDDTPSEWKEYYDANVHFFDDLGSPGGAAKLGEIDHDHAMIAELPPQNQE, from the coding sequence GTGACCTACGTCATCGCCCAGCCCTGTGTCGATGTCAAGGACCGTGCGTGTGTCGATGAGTGTCCGGTCGACTGCATCTACGAGGGCAAGCGGATGCTCTACATCCACCCTGACGAGTGCGTCGACTGCGGCGCGTGCGAGCCGGTCTGCCCGGTCGAGGCGATCTTCTACGAGGACGACACCCCGTCGGAGTGGAAGGAGTACTACGACGCGAACGTGCACTTCTTCGACGACCTGGGCTCGCCGGGCGGCGCCGCCAAGCTGGGTGAGATCGACCACGACCACGCGATGATCGCGGAGCTCCCCCCGCAGAACCAGGAGTGA